The Arvicola amphibius chromosome 11, mArvAmp1.2, whole genome shotgun sequence genome has a segment encoding these proteins:
- the Bag1 gene encoding BAG family molecular chaperone regulator 1 isoform X2: MPRMKKKVRPRSAQSEKVAHCRELIRGKKATRSRKGTGIKEVTQLEEVITIDEATQTEEVAVAEEVTQTEGMAQIEEMVQTEEMEETTGVSVTVTHSNERYDLLVTPQQGNSEPCVQDLAQFVEEATGVPLPFQKLIFKGKSLKEMETPLSALGIQNGCRVMLIGEKGFLAKELQAEALCKLDRKVKATIEQFMKILEEIDTMVLPENFKDSRLKRKNLVKKVQVFLAECDTVEQYICQETERLQSTNLALAE; encoded by the exons ATGCCGCGGATGAAGAAGAAAGTCCGTCCCCGATCTGCTCAAAGCGAGAAGGTGGCTCATTGCAGGGAGTTGATAAGGGGTAAGAAAGCGACCCGCAGCAGGAAAGGGACCGGGATCAAGGAGGTGACCCAGTTAGAGGAGGTGATCACGATCGACGAGGCGACCCAGACCGAAGAGGTGGCCGTGGCCGAAGAGGTGACCCAGACCGAGGGCATGGCCCAGATTGAGGAGATGGTCCAGACCgaggaaatggaagaaacaaCTGGGGTTAGCGTGACCGTCACCCACA gcAATGAGAGGTATGACCTTCTTGTTACCCCACAGCAGGGTAATAGTGAACCATGTGTACAAGACCTAGCTCAGTTTGTGGAAGAGGCCACAGGGGTTCCACTGCCTTTTCAGAAGCTCATATTTAAGG GAAAATCtttgaaagaaatggagacaCCTTTGTCAGCACTTGGAATACAAAATGGTTGCCGAGTCATGCTAATTGGGGAAAAG GGTTTTCTGGCTAAGGAATTGCAAGCGGAGGCTCTCTGCAAACTTGATAGGAAAGTAAAGGCCACAATTGAGCAGTTCATGAAGATCTTGGAAGAGATTGACACAATG GTCCtaccagaaaattttaaagacagcagGCTAAAAAGGAAGAATTTGGTAAAAAAGGTTCAG GTGTTCCTAGCTGAG
- the Bag1 gene encoding BAG family molecular chaperone regulator 1 isoform X1: MPRMKKKVRPRSAQSEKVAHCRELIRGKKATRSRKGTGIKEVTQLEEVITIDEATQTEEVAVAEEVTQTEGMAQIEEMVQTEEMEETTGVSVTVTHSNERYDLLVTPQQGNSEPCVQDLAQFVEEATGVPLPFQKLIFKGKSLKEMETPLSALGIQNGCRVMLIGEKSNPEEEVELKKLKDLEVSVEKTAYHLEDLNKELFGIQQGFLAKELQAEALCKLDRKVKATIEQFMKILEEIDTMVLPENFKDSRLKRKNLVKKVQVFLAECDTVEQYICQETERLQSTNLALAE; the protein is encoded by the exons ATGCCGCGGATGAAGAAGAAAGTCCGTCCCCGATCTGCTCAAAGCGAGAAGGTGGCTCATTGCAGGGAGTTGATAAGGGGTAAGAAAGCGACCCGCAGCAGGAAAGGGACCGGGATCAAGGAGGTGACCCAGTTAGAGGAGGTGATCACGATCGACGAGGCGACCCAGACCGAAGAGGTGGCCGTGGCCGAAGAGGTGACCCAGACCGAGGGCATGGCCCAGATTGAGGAGATGGTCCAGACCgaggaaatggaagaaacaaCTGGGGTTAGCGTGACCGTCACCCACA gcAATGAGAGGTATGACCTTCTTGTTACCCCACAGCAGGGTAATAGTGAACCATGTGTACAAGACCTAGCTCAGTTTGTGGAAGAGGCCACAGGGGTTCCACTGCCTTTTCAGAAGCTCATATTTAAGG GAAAATCtttgaaagaaatggagacaCCTTTGTCAGCACTTGGAATACAAAATGGTTGCCGAGTCATGCTAATTGGGGAAAAG AGCAATCCAGAGGAAGAAGTTGAGTTAAAGAAGCTGAAAGATTTGGAGGTATCTGTAGAGAAGACAGCTTACCACCTAGAAGACTTGAACAAAGAACTTTTTGGCATCCAACAG GGTTTTCTGGCTAAGGAATTGCAAGCGGAGGCTCTCTGCAAACTTGATAGGAAAGTAAAGGCCACAATTGAGCAGTTCATGAAGATCTTGGAAGAGATTGACACAATG GTCCtaccagaaaattttaaagacagcagGCTAAAAAGGAAGAATTTGGTAAAAAAGGTTCAG GTGTTCCTAGCTGAG